From the Fulvia fulva chromosome 2, complete sequence genome, one window contains:
- a CDS encoding (R,R)-butanediol dehydrogenase, whose amino-acid sequence MKAARFHARGDIRVDEVEEPQPSDGQVIVDVEWCGICGSDLHEYLVGPITVPTTERPHPLSKATIPVTLGHELCGKVRSPPAGSKFKHGDNVMVDPRVLCNACLACKAGISHCCSKLGYIGGSTGFGGFGETVVVDEGKLYLLPPQIPLEYAAVLEPLVIVHHAMKVSRITDWRDKDVLVLGGGPIGFALLLCLKAAGAKNVIVSEPTALRREQVSHFCHTVINPSEENVPQRCSELTDDRGVEVVFDCAGAPRALPGALDALQFEGLYMMVAVWEQDITIPCWQFLAKHITMKGTLIFDDRAMSEVIQMIVDGKLQGYKKMVTGRIRLDDIIENGFKELINNKDEHIKILVSPKSI is encoded by the exons ATGAAAGCAGCAAGATTCCACGCCAGAGGCGACATCCGTGTCGACGAGGTCGAAGAGCCTCAGCCCAGCGACGGTCAAGTAATTGTAGATGTAGAATGGTGCG GCATCTGTGGCAGTGATCTCCATGAATATCTGGTCGGTCCCATCACTGTCCCAACAACCGAGCGACCTCATCCCCTCTCGAAGGCGACCATTCCAGTCACGCTAGGACACGAGCTATGCGGCAAAGTCAGATCGCCACCAGCAGGCTCGAAGTTCAAGCACGGTGATAACGTGATGGTCGATCCTCGAGTGCTCTGCAACGCCTGCTTGGCTTGCAAGGCTGGGATCTCACATTGCTGCTCAAAGCTCGGCTACATTGGAGGCAGCACAGGTTTCGGTGGATTTGGCGAGACAGTCGTTGTTGATGAAGGGAAGTTGTATCTGCTTCCTCCGCAGATCCCATTGGAGTATGCGGCTGTTCTGGAGCCGCTTGTCATTGTGCACCATGCTATGAAGGTCTCTAGAATCACCGATTGGAGGGACAAAGACGTTTTGGTGCTTGGAGGGGGACCGATCGGATTTGCTCTGCTATTGTGCCTGAAGGCCGCTGGCGCGAAGAACGTCATTGTCTCGGAACCAACGGCTCTACGGAGGGAACAGGTGTCACACTTTTGCCATACGGTCATCAACCCGTCCGAGGAGAACGTACCTCAGCGGTGTAGCGAGCTCACAGACGATCGTGGCGTGGAGGTTGTCTTCGATTGCGCTGGCGCGCCGCGTGCTTTACCAGGAGCTCTTGATGCGCTACAATTTGAGGGTCTGTACATGATGGTAGCAGTCTGGGAACAGGAT ATCACGATTCCATGCTGGCAATTCCTAGCCAAACACATTACAATGAAAGGCACGCTGATCTTCGATGACCGTGCTATGTCGGAGGTGATACAGATGATCGTTGATG GCAAGCTGCAAGGCTATAAGAAGATGGTGACAGGCAGGATCCGCTTGGACGATATCATTGAGAATGGCTTCAAGGAACTCATCAATAATAAAGATGAGCATATCAAGATCTTAGTGAGTCCGAAGTCGATTTGA
- a CDS encoding ER lumen protein-retaining receptor 2 codes for MNIFRILGDLSHLASIFILLAKMKSTSSASGISFKSQFLYLIVYVTRYLDLLWTDPTKSLWNTFFKIAFIGSQIYVVYLMLNDYKPTHDPNQDTFKVEYLVGGAAVLGLLLPYKYTPTEMLWAFSIWLEAVAILPQLFMLQRTGEAETITTHYLFALGAYRALYIPNWVWRFFTENGYWDPIPVLGGIVQTILYSDFFWIYYTKVLQGKRFNLPV; via the exons ATGAACATCTTCAGAATCC TTGGTGACCTTTCTCACCTTGCATCCATCTTCATATTACTCGCCAAAATGAAGTCGACAAGT AGCGCAAGTGGTATATCCTTCAAGAGCCAGTTCCTCTACCTAATTGTATATGTCACGAGATATCTTG ACCTCCTCTGGACAGACCCGACCAAATCCCTCTGGAACACCTTCTTCAAAATCGCCTTCATCGGCTCGCAAATCTACGTTGTATACCTCATGCTCAACGATTACAAGCCCACGCACGATCCGAATCAAGATACTTTCAAGGTGGAATACCTGGTGGGAGGAGCTGCGGTGCTGGGATTACTGCTTCCCTACAAGTACACACCCACTGAG ATGCTCTGGGCGTTCTCGATCTGGCTAGAAGCTGTTGCGATCCTCCCACAGCTCTTCATGCTGCAAAGGACTGGTGAAGCGGAGACGATCACGACACATTACCTCTTCGCGCTGGGAGCATACAGAGCTCTATACATTCCCAACTGGGTATGGAGGTTCTTCACGGAGAATGGCTACTGGGATCCGATCCCGGTGTTGGGCGGCATTGTCCAGACGATCTTGTACTCCGACTTCTTCTGGATCTACTACACGAA GGTGCTACAAGGCAAAAGGTTCAACCTTCCAGTATAG